The following coding sequences lie in one Oceanicola sp. 502str15 genomic window:
- a CDS encoding sugar ABC transporter ATP-binding protein, which produces MDRTGSAPIVELTGIGKSFPGVRALHEARLDLRPGEVVALMGENGAGKSTLMKILTGVYQPDEGEIRVDGRKVTVPGPTAAQELGISIIHQELFLMNHLTAAQNIYIGREPRKGMGMFVDEAKMRADAAAIFARMKVNIDPGQEVGELTVARQQLVEIAKALSFNARVLVMDEPTSALNEVEVEHLIAIVEDLKAQGVGIIYITHKMAEVKRIADRILVMRDGEYIDMLPAAETSIEQVIQLMVGRELAGQHRAEGEAQAEEVLRVEGLNHGRMVQDVSFSLRKGEILGFAGLMGAGRTEVARAIFGADPIDSGTVHVHGAPRQIRSPKDAVENGIAYLSEDRKQFGLVTGMSVGDNITMASWKRFVKGRFFMRDRALTQVAKDYVAKLKVKTPTVEQETRLLSGGNQQKVVIAKWLLRDCDILIFDEPTRGIDVGAKAEIYTLLEDLAAQGKAIIVISSELEEVLRLSQRILVMCEGRITGELDGRTASQEDIMTLATERHESAA; this is translated from the coding sequence ATGGATCGGACGGGGTCTGCGCCCATCGTGGAGCTGACCGGAATCGGCAAGTCGTTTCCGGGGGTTCGCGCGCTGCACGAGGCGCGGCTCGATCTGCGGCCCGGCGAGGTTGTGGCCCTGATGGGCGAGAACGGCGCGGGCAAATCCACCCTGATGAAGATCCTGACCGGCGTGTATCAGCCCGACGAGGGCGAGATCCGTGTGGATGGCCGCAAGGTCACGGTGCCGGGGCCGACGGCGGCGCAGGAACTCGGCATTTCGATCATCCATCAGGAGCTGTTCCTGATGAACCACCTGACGGCGGCGCAGAACATCTACATCGGGCGCGAGCCGCGCAAGGGGATGGGAATGTTCGTGGACGAGGCGAAGATGAGGGCCGATGCCGCCGCCATCTTTGCCCGCATGAAGGTGAATATCGACCCCGGGCAGGAGGTGGGCGAGCTGACGGTGGCCCGCCAGCAGCTGGTGGAGATTGCCAAGGCGCTCAGCTTCAACGCCCGCGTGCTGGTGATGGACGAGCCGACCTCGGCGCTCAACGAGGTGGAGGTGGAGCACCTGATCGCCATCGTCGAAGACCTGAAGGCGCAGGGCGTGGGGATCATCTACATCACCCACAAGATGGCCGAGGTGAAGCGCATTGCCGACCGCATTCTGGTGATGCGCGACGGCGAATACATCGACATGCTGCCTGCCGCCGAAACCTCGATCGAGCAGGTGATCCAGCTCATGGTGGGCCGCGAGCTTGCCGGGCAGCACCGGGCCGAGGGCGAGGCGCAGGCCGAGGAGGTGCTGCGGGTGGAGGGGCTGAACCACGGGCGGATGGTGCAGGACGTGAGCTTCTCGCTCAGGAAGGGCGAGATCCTCGGGTTTGCCGGGCTGATGGGCGCGGGGCGCACCGAGGTGGCCCGCGCGATCTTCGGCGCCGACCCGATCGACAGCGGCACCGTCCACGTGCACGGCGCCCCCCGGCAGATCAGGAGCCCGAAGGACGCGGTGGAGAACGGCATTGCCTATCTCTCCGAGGACCGGAAGCAGTTTGGCCTCGTGACCGGCATGAGCGTGGGCGACAACATCACCATGGCCTCGTGGAAACGCTTCGTGAAGGGCCGCTTCTTCATGCGTGACCGGGCGCTGACGCAGGTGGCGAAGGACTACGTGGCCAAGCTGAAGGTGAAGACCCCGACCGTGGAGCAGGAAACCCGCCTGCTCTCGGGGGGCAACCAGCAGAAGGTGGTCATCGCCAAGTGGCTGCTGCGCGATTGCGACATCCTCATTTTCGACGAGCCGACGCGGGGCATCGACGTGGGGGCCAAGGCCGAGATCTATACCCTGCTCGAAGACCTCGCGGCACAGGGCAAGGCGATCATCGTCATCTCCTCGGAGCTGGAGGAGGTGCTGCGCCTGT
- a CDS encoding aldo/keto reductase, translating into MTQASLGKDGPAISPICFGTSALGDMPDTYGYEVSEERAAQTLSAIFDGPCNFLDTSRIYGFGRSEARIGAAIAARGGLPEGFVLATKLDRDAETGRFDAARVRQSVEESLEALGVSHIDLLHLHDPEHARDLEEITAPGGALDEMFKLRDEGIAGKVGLAMGRVDMMFPLVRERPFDAILSHNRFSLLNRAADEMFSWAHEAGICVLNAAPYAGGVLAKGSSQMKQITYQKADEAALAPVRAIEEVCSRHQVPVGAVALQFSLRDPRIASTVIGVSSPERVAQTVGWAEWEVPPQVWAELEALGYSTEDPEANRDYRPG; encoded by the coding sequence ATGACACAGGCGAGTCTGGGCAAGGACGGCCCCGCAATCAGCCCGATCTGCTTTGGCACATCGGCCCTGGGCGACATGCCCGACACCTACGGATACGAGGTCAGCGAAGAGCGCGCCGCCCAGACCCTGAGCGCCATATTCGACGGCCCCTGCAATTTTCTGGACACCTCCCGCATCTACGGCTTCGGCCGGTCCGAGGCGCGCATCGGCGCGGCCATCGCGGCGCGTGGCGGGCTGCCCGAGGGCTTCGTGCTGGCCACCAAGCTCGACCGCGACGCCGAGACCGGCCGCTTCGATGCCGCCCGCGTCCGCCAGTCGGTCGAGGAGAGCCTCGAGGCGCTCGGCGTGAGCCACATCGACTTGCTGCACCTCCACGACCCCGAGCACGCCCGCGACCTCGAAGAGATCACCGCGCCGGGCGGCGCGCTCGACGAAATGTTCAAGCTGCGCGACGAGGGCATCGCCGGCAAGGTGGGCCTCGCCATGGGCCGGGTCGACATGATGTTTCCGCTGGTCCGGGAGCGCCCCTTCGACGCGATCCTCAGCCACAACCGCTTCTCGCTGCTCAACCGCGCCGCCGACGAGATGTTCAGCTGGGCGCATGAGGCCGGGATCTGCGTGCTCAACGCCGCGCCCTACGCCGGCGGGGTACTGGCCAAGGGCTCGTCGCAGATGAAGCAGATCACCTACCAGAAGGCCGACGAGGCCGCGCTGGCCCCGGTCCGCGCGATCGAGGAGGTCTGCTCCCGCCATCAGGTGCCCGTGGGCGCGGTGGCGCTGCAATTCTCGCTGCGCGACCCGCGCATCGCCTCCACCGTCATCGGCGTCTCCAGCCCCGAGCGGGTGGCCCAAACCGTGGGCTGGGCCGAATGGGAGGTGCCGCCGCAGGTCTGGGCCGAACTCGAGGCGCTGGGCTACTCCACCGAAGACCCGGAGGCCAACCGCGACTATCGCCCGGGCTGA
- a CDS encoding L-rhamnose mutarotase — MQRMGFVIGIAPEQIAEYKRVHAEIWPQVAARIKASNVTNYSIFLREPENLMFGYWEYVGEDFEADMEAIAADPVTREWWAVCGPMQRPLESREEGEWWAGMEQVFYLP; from the coding sequence ATGCAGAGGATGGGCTTCGTGATCGGCATCGCGCCCGAACAGATTGCCGAATACAAGCGCGTTCATGCTGAGATCTGGCCGCAGGTGGCGGCGCGGATCAAGGCGTCGAACGTGACCAACTACTCGATCTTCCTGCGCGAGCCGGAGAACCTGATGTTTGGCTACTGGGAGTATGTCGGCGAGGATTTCGAGGCCGACATGGAGGCCATCGCCGCCGACCCGGTGACGCGGGAGTGGTGGGCGGTCTGCGGCCCGATGCAGCGGCCGCTGGAGAGCCGGGAGGAGGGCGAGTGGTGGGCCGGGATGGAGCAGGTGTTCTACCTGCCCTGA
- a CDS encoding amidohydrolase has protein sequence MIIDAHQHFWQIGRGDYGWMDESVAAIRRDYGPEQLAPMAAACGVGGTVLVQAAPTVAETEYLLALADDSPLVQCVVGWIDLEGDVPGQLARISHPALKSLRPMLQDIEDTEWLLRPAVVEGLRLVARAGLRFDALVTPRHLPMLAQFVAQVPELPVVIDHCAKPVFEGSDPGPAWREGMSRLAAHRHVVCKLSGLATEYGPGWSAEGLREVAGHVLKVFGPDRVMWGSDWPVLELVGDYEGWFGAAQALTRGLSERERAEVFGGTARRFYGLET, from the coding sequence ATGATTATCGACGCACATCAGCATTTCTGGCAGATCGGCCGGGGCGATTACGGCTGGATGGACGAGAGCGTGGCCGCGATCCGCAGGGATTACGGCCCCGAGCAGCTTGCCCCCATGGCCGCGGCCTGCGGGGTAGGCGGCACGGTGCTGGTGCAGGCGGCGCCGACCGTGGCGGAAACCGAATACCTGTTGGCGTTGGCCGATGACAGCCCGCTGGTGCAGTGCGTGGTCGGCTGGATCGACCTCGAGGGCGACGTGCCGGGGCAGCTTGCCCGCATCTCCCACCCGGCGCTGAAGAGCCTGCGCCCGATGTTGCAGGATATCGAGGATACCGAGTGGCTGCTGCGCCCCGCGGTGGTGGAGGGGTTGCGGCTGGTGGCCCGCGCCGGCCTGCGGTTTGACGCGCTGGTGACGCCGCGCCACCTGCCGATGCTGGCGCAGTTCGTGGCGCAGGTGCCCGAGCTGCCGGTGGTGATCGACCATTGCGCCAAGCCCGTGTTCGAGGGCAGCGATCCGGGGCCTGCGTGGCGCGAGGGGATGAGCCGGCTTGCGGCGCATCGCCATGTGGTCTGCAAGCTCTCGGGGCTGGCCACCGAATACGGCCCGGGCTGGAGCGCCGAGGGGCTGCGCGAGGTGGCGGGGCATGTGCTGAAGGTCTTTGGCCCGGATCGGGTGATGTGGGGCAGCGACTGGCCGGTGCTGGAGCTGGTGGGCGACTACGAAGGCTGGTTTGGTGCGGCACAGGCGCTGACGCGCGGGCTATCGGAGCGCGAGCGGGCCGAGGTCTTTGGCGGCACGGCGCGGCGGTTCTACGGGTTGGAGACGTGA
- the kduD gene encoding 2-dehydro-3-deoxy-D-gluconate 5-dehydrogenase KduD — MHDRFSLEGRKALVTGANAGIGQAIAVGLARVGAHVTCAGRRSCAETLAMIGGGADEMLLDFADPMAARNVFAGAGYDVLVNNAGIIRRADAVEFTEADWDAVMDVNLKALFFTCQSFAKAALAEERPAKIINIASLLSFQGGIRVPSYTAAKHGVAGLTKLMANEWAARRVNVNAIAPGYIETANTEALRADTARNAAILERIPAGRWGQPEDIADTAVFLAAPASDYLHGAVINVDGGWLAR; from the coding sequence ATGCACGACAGATTTTCGCTCGAAGGCCGCAAGGCGCTCGTCACCGGCGCCAATGCCGGCATCGGTCAGGCCATTGCCGTGGGGCTGGCCCGCGTCGGGGCCCATGTCACCTGCGCCGGGCGGCGCAGCTGCGCCGAAACCCTCGCGATGATCGGCGGCGGGGCCGACGAGATGCTGCTCGATTTCGCCGACCCGATGGCCGCCCGCAATGTGTTCGCAGGCGCGGGCTACGACGTGCTGGTCAACAACGCCGGCATCATCCGCCGCGCCGATGCGGTGGAGTTCACCGAGGCCGATTGGGACGCGGTGATGGACGTGAACCTCAAGGCGCTGTTCTTCACCTGCCAGTCCTTCGCCAAGGCGGCGCTGGCCGAAGAGCGGCCCGCCAAGATCATCAACATCGCCTCGCTGCTGAGCTTTCAGGGCGGCATCCGCGTGCCTTCCTACACCGCCGCCAAGCATGGGGTGGCGGGGCTGACCAAGCTCATGGCCAACGAATGGGCGGCGCGGCGGGTGAACGTGAATGCCATCGCGCCGGGCTACATCGAGACCGCCAACACCGAGGCCCTTCGCGCCGACACCGCCCGCAACGCCGCCATCCTCGAGCGCATCCCCGCAGGCCGCTGGGGCCAGCCCGAGGACATCGCCGATACCGCCGTCTTCCTCGCCGCCCCGGCCTCCGATTACCTGCACGGCGCGGTCATCAACGTCGACGGCGGATGGCTCGCCCGGTAA
- a CDS encoding DUF3237 domain-containing protein — protein sequence MYFNAPPLTHAFDLTVELDPIMEMGPGRAGQRRIIPIIGGTVTGDRISGEVLNLGADWQTIFEGGLAELDTRYAMRTHDGAVIEIINFGLRHGPPEVMARVAAGEDVDPLDYYMRTHCRLETGDPRYAWVNKQLFVGIGGRRATRVEISVYELS from the coding sequence ATGTATTTCAACGCCCCGCCCCTCACCCACGCCTTCGACCTCACCGTCGAGCTCGACCCGATCATGGAGATGGGCCCGGGCCGCGCCGGGCAGCGGCGGATCATCCCCATCATCGGCGGCACCGTCACCGGCGACCGGATCAGCGGCGAGGTGCTCAACCTCGGCGCCGACTGGCAGACCATCTTCGAGGGCGGACTGGCCGAGCTCGATACCCGCTACGCCATGCGCACCCACGACGGCGCGGTGATCGAGATCATCAACTTCGGCCTGCGCCACGGCCCCCCCGAGGTGATGGCCCGCGTCGCGGCGGGCGAGGATGTCGACCCGCTCGACTACTACATGCGCACCCACTGCCGCCTCGAAACCGGCGATCCGCGCTACGCCTGGGTCAACAAGCAGCTCTTCGTCGGCATCGGCGGACGCCGCGCCACCCGCGTCGAAATCTCGGTCTACGAACTCTCATGA
- a CDS encoding AGE family epimerase/isomerase, with amino-acid sequence MILRKSAKPAPGDPEAPGFWLDDEAHRSWLAADAVRQFDFFRKAMRPEGGFFSLDWKGKPRRDPLQELHCTTRMIHSYALAELCGAGGAEIVGHGMEYLAQGHRDGEGWAWGAEGSAPTDRRRMGYGHVFVLLAASSAHLIGHPDAAQVINEVTEVLWEHFWEDDPGLIGADFGPDWQPLDGYRGMNANMHGVEALLAAYEATGWEIYLNRAGNILWFFLGQMAPQYGWRIPEHYDADWTVDIAHDGDPMFRPAGTTPGHSLEFARLLLQHWELAGRPENDVPATARALVERALADGWAEEGGLHYTVGFDGAPLLTDRYWWPVSEGIGALASLIKLERQEADEVWYRRLWTFASDHHIDHKNGGWYPGLDAKGKPTESQFKGKPDIYHALQATLYPLAPGLSRQGTSLPLITGG; translated from the coding sequence ATGATCCTCAGAAAATCCGCAAAGCCCGCCCCCGGCGACCCGGAGGCCCCCGGCTTCTGGCTTGACGACGAGGCCCACCGCAGCTGGCTCGCCGCCGATGCGGTCCGCCAGTTCGACTTCTTCCGCAAGGCCATGCGCCCCGAAGGCGGCTTCTTCTCCCTCGACTGGAAGGGCAAGCCCCGCCGCGACCCGCTGCAGGAGCTGCATTGCACCACGCGGATGATCCACAGCTACGCGCTGGCCGAACTCTGCGGCGCGGGCGGGGCCGAGATCGTCGGCCACGGGATGGAGTATCTCGCGCAGGGCCACCGCGACGGCGAGGGCTGGGCCTGGGGCGCCGAGGGCTCGGCCCCCACCGACCGGCGGCGCATGGGCTACGGCCACGTCTTCGTGCTCCTCGCCGCCTCCTCCGCCCATCTCATCGGCCACCCCGATGCGGCGCAGGTCATCAACGAAGTGACAGAGGTGCTCTGGGAGCATTTCTGGGAGGACGACCCCGGCCTGATCGGCGCCGACTTCGGCCCCGACTGGCAGCCCCTCGACGGTTACCGCGGCATGAACGCCAACATGCACGGGGTCGAGGCCCTGCTCGCCGCCTACGAGGCCACCGGCTGGGAGATCTACCTCAACCGCGCCGGCAACATCCTGTGGTTCTTCCTCGGCCAGATGGCCCCGCAATACGGCTGGCGCATCCCCGAGCACTACGACGCCGACTGGACCGTCGACATCGCCCACGACGGCGACCCGATGTTCCGCCCCGCCGGCACCACCCCCGGCCACAGCCTCGAGTTTGCCCGCCTGCTGCTGCAACACTGGGAGCTTGCCGGACGCCCCGAAAACGACGTGCCCGCCACCGCCCGCGCACTGGTCGAGCGGGCGCTGGCCGATGGCTGGGCCGAAGAGGGCGGGCTGCACTACACCGTCGGCTTCGACGGCGCGCCGCTGCTGACCGACCGCTACTGGTGGCCTGTGAGCGAGGGCATCGGGGCGCTCGCCTCGCTCATCAAGCTCGAGCGGCAGGAGGCCGACGAAGTCTGGTATCGCCGGCTCTGGACCTTCGCCTCCGATCACCACATCGACCACAAGAATGGCGGCTGGTATCCGGGGCTCGATGCCAAGGGCAAGCCGACCGAAAGCCAGTTCAAGGGCAAGCCCGACATCTACCACGCGCTTCAGGCCACGCTCTACCCGCTGGCCCCCGGCCTCTCGCGGCAGGGCACGTCGCTGCCGCTCATCACCGGGGGCTAG
- a CDS encoding alpha-D-ribose 1-methylphosphonate 5-triphosphate diphosphatase encodes MDMQAPAETVLSNARIVLDGEVMTGAVRMQGREIADVSPGAARGEDMGGDLLIPGLIELHTDNLERHIQPRPRVNWPHDAAILAHDGELASVGITTVFDAMRVGSVPSEHGGYEAYARGLASELMQLRAANALKISHFLHLRAEVCSATLADELAQFGPEDRVGIVSLMDHTPGQRQFRDMSKLKAYVQGKRSLTEAQWQEHVANLKALREANGAAHEAATVAAAGRFGAVLASHDDTTEAHVATSAGYGIRLAEFPTTQEAARACKAHGIAVMMGAPNLIRGGSHSGNVAAQALAEADLLDIVSSDYVPSALLTSAFRLARMWDDLPRAIACVTATPAKATGLTDRGRIAPGMKADMVRVTMLGDTPVVRAVWSQGRRVA; translated from the coding sequence ATGGACATGCAGGCCCCCGCCGAAACCGTGCTGAGCAATGCAAGGATCGTGCTGGATGGCGAGGTGATGACCGGTGCCGTGCGGATGCAGGGCAGGGAGATTGCCGATGTGTCGCCGGGCGCCGCGCGTGGCGAGGACATGGGTGGCGATCTGCTGATCCCCGGATTGATCGAGCTGCACACCGACAATCTCGAGCGCCATATCCAGCCTCGCCCGCGTGTGAACTGGCCCCATGACGCGGCGATCCTCGCCCATGACGGCGAGCTGGCCAGCGTGGGCATCACCACCGTGTTCGACGCCATGCGCGTTGGCTCGGTGCCCAGCGAGCACGGCGGTTACGAGGCCTATGCCCGTGGGCTGGCCAGCGAGCTGATGCAGCTTCGGGCGGCGAATGCGCTGAAGATCAGCCATTTTCTGCACCTGCGGGCCGAAGTCTGCTCGGCGACGCTGGCCGACGAGCTGGCGCAGTTCGGCCCCGAGGACCGGGTGGGGATTGTCTCGCTGATGGATCACACGCCGGGGCAGCGGCAGTTTCGCGACATGAGCAAGCTGAAGGCCTACGTGCAGGGCAAACGCAGCCTGACCGAGGCGCAATGGCAGGAGCATGTGGCCAACCTCAAGGCGCTGCGCGAGGCCAATGGCGCGGCCCATGAGGCGGCGACGGTGGCGGCGGCGGGGCGGTTCGGCGCGGTGCTGGCCAGCCATGACGACACCACCGAGGCGCATGTGGCGACCTCGGCGGGCTATGGCATCCGGCTTGCCGAGTTTCCGACGACGCAAGAGGCCGCACGGGCCTGCAAGGCGCATGGGATCGCGGTGATGATGGGCGCGCCCAACCTGATCCGGGGCGGCTCGCATTCGGGCAACGTGGCGGCGCAGGCGCTGGCGGAGGCCGACCTGCTCGATATCGTCTCGTCCGACTACGTGCCCTCGGCGCTGCTCACCTCTGCCTTCCGGCTCGCGCGGATGTGGGACGACCTGCCCCGCGCCATCGCCTGCGTGACCGCCACCCCTGCAAAGGCCACCGGCCTTACCGACAGGGGCCGGATCGCGCCGGGGATGAAGGCCGACATGGTGCGGGTGACGATGCTGGGCGACACGCCCGTGGTGCGGGCGGTCTGGAGCCAGGGGCGGCGGGTGGCCTGA
- the phnN gene encoding phosphonate metabolism protein/1,5-bisphosphokinase (PRPP-forming) PhnN, producing the protein MSPLSASAEGRIFAVVGPSGAGKDTLMEAARAARPEIHLVRRVVTRAAATGEDHRPVTEDTFRQLRADGAFSLSWSAHGLSYGIPREATERAGRGEVVLFNGSRAMLEAAAAAFPGLRVLHVTAREEVLRERLTARGRESNAQIEGRLARADLPLPQGLDVTTIDNSGALEASVAQLLAALDLKETTP; encoded by the coding sequence ATGAGCCCGCTTTCCGCCTCTGCCGAAGGGCGCATCTTTGCCGTTGTCGGCCCTTCGGGCGCGGGGAAGGACACGCTGATGGAGGCGGCCCGGGCGGCGCGGCCGGAGATCCACCTCGTGCGCCGGGTCGTCACCCGCGCGGCCGCCACCGGCGAGGATCATCGGCCCGTCACCGAGGATACCTTTCGCCAGCTTCGCGCCGATGGGGCGTTTTCGCTGAGCTGGTCGGCCCATGGCCTTTCCTATGGCATTCCGCGCGAGGCGACCGAGCGGGCAGGGCGGGGCGAGGTGGTGCTGTTCAACGGCTCGCGGGCCATGCTGGAGGCGGCTGCGGCCGCCTTTCCGGGGCTGCGCGTGCTGCATGTCACCGCCCGCGAGGAGGTGCTGCGCGAGCGGCTCACCGCGCGGGGCCGCGAGAGCAATGCCCAGATCGAGGGCCGTCTGGCCCGCGCCGACCTGCCCCTGCCACAGGGGCTGGACGTGACCACAATCGACAATTCCGGCGCGTTGGAGGCCTCTGTTGCCCAGCTCCTCGCCGCGCTCGACCTCAAGGAGACGACCCCGTGA
- the phnL gene encoding phosphonate C-P lyase system protein PhnL yields MIEISNVSKSFTLHNQGGATIEVMRGASLSVGPGDCVALTGASGAGKSTLMRMIWGNYLAASGSIRVGQTDVARAEPREILALRRETLGYVSQFLRVVPRVPTREVVAEPLLALGVARDEALQRGEELLTRLNIPRTLWGLSPTTFSGGEQQRVNIARGFAHPFPALLLDEPTASLDATNREVVLSLIQEAKARGAAIVGIFHDEEARARVCDRVVDVTGFTPARAA; encoded by the coding sequence ATGATCGAGATCTCGAACGTTTCCAAGAGCTTCACCCTCCACAACCAGGGCGGCGCGACAATCGAGGTGATGCGCGGGGCCTCGCTTTCGGTGGGGCCGGGCGACTGCGTGGCGCTCACCGGCGCGAGCGGGGCGGGCAAGAGCACGCTGATGCGGATGATCTGGGGCAACTACCTTGCCGCCTCGGGTTCGATCCGCGTCGGGCAAACCGATGTGGCCCGCGCCGAGCCGCGTGAGATCCTTGCGCTGCGGCGCGAGACGCTCGGCTATGTCAGCCAGTTCCTGCGGGTCGTGCCCCGTGTGCCGACCCGCGAGGTGGTGGCCGAGCCGCTGTTGGCGCTGGGCGTTGCGCGCGATGAGGCCCTGCAACGGGGCGAGGAGCTGCTGACGCGGCTCAACATTCCGCGCACGCTCTGGGGCCTCTCGCCCACCACCTTTTCGGGGGGCGAGCAGCAGCGGGTGAACATTGCCCGCGGCTTTGCCCACCCCTTCCCGGCGCTGCTGCTCGACGAGCCCACCGCCTCGCTCGATGCCACCAACCGCGAGGTGGTGCTTTCCCTCATCCAGGAGGCCAAGGCGCGCGGCGCGGCGATTGTGGGCATCTTCCATGACGAGGAGGCGCGGGCGCGGGTCTGTGACCGGGTGGTGGATGTGACCGGCTTTACCCCGGCGAGGGCGGCATGA
- the phnK gene encoding phosphonate C-P lyase system protein PhnK, with the protein MTPLLAVRDIRKTYGARIGCTDVSFNLYPGEVMGIVGESGSGKSTLLSCLAGHLAPDSGSVTFDTRAEGPRDTVTMSEPERRMLSRTDWAFVHQNPRDGLRMSVSAGGNVGERLMAVGARHYGQIRETATDWLGRVEITEDRIDDRPRAFSGGMQQRLQIARNLVTGPRLVFMDEPTGGLDVSVQARLLDLLRGLVREMGLSALIVTHDLAVVRLLADRLMVMKSGRVVETGLTDQVLDDPQHPYTQLLVSSVLQV; encoded by the coding sequence ATGACCCCTCTTCTCGCCGTCCGCGACATCCGCAAGACCTATGGCGCCCGTATCGGCTGCACCGATGTCTCCTTCAACCTCTACCCCGGCGAGGTCATGGGCATCGTCGGCGAAAGCGGCTCCGGAAAGTCCACGCTGCTCTCCTGCCTCGCCGGCCACCTCGCGCCCGACAGCGGCTCCGTTACCTTCGACACCCGCGCCGAGGGCCCGCGTGACACTGTCACCATGTCCGAGCCCGAGCGGCGGATGCTCTCGCGCACCGATTGGGCCTTCGTCCACCAAAACCCGCGCGATGGGCTGCGGATGAGCGTCAGCGCCGGCGGCAACGTGGGCGAGCGGCTGATGGCCGTCGGCGCACGGCATTACGGGCAGATCCGCGAGACCGCGACCGACTGGCTGGGCCGCGTGGAGATCACCGAAGACCGGATTGATGACCGCCCCCGCGCCTTTTCGGGCGGGATGCAGCAGCGCCTGCAGATCGCCCGCAACCTCGTCACCGGCCCGCGCCTTGTGTTCATGGACGAGCCGACCGGCGGGCTTGACGTATCGGTGCAGGCCCGCCTGCTCGACCTGCTGCGCGGTCTCGTGCGCGAGATGGGCCTTTCTGCGCTCATCGTCACCCATGACCTTGCAGTGGTGCGGCTTCTGGCCGACCGTCTGATGGTGATGAAATCGGGCCGCGTCGTCGAGACCGGGCTGACCGACCAGGTGCTGGACGATCCGCAGCATCCTTATACCCAGCTGCTCGTCAGCTCCGTTCTGCAGGTGTGA
- a CDS encoding alpha-D-ribose 1-methylphosphonate 5-phosphate C-P-lyase PhnJ produces the protein MTDHAYNFAYLDEETKRMIRRAILKGVAIPGYQVPFASREMPMPYGWGTGGVQVSAACLTPEDCFKVIDQGADDTTNAVSIRKFFERTAGVATTERTAEATVIQTRHRIPETPLTEGQILVYQVPIPEPLRFLEPRETETRRMHALEDYGLMHVKLYEDIARHGEIATAYAYPVKVEGRYVMDPSPIPKFDNPKLEMAALQLFGAGREQRIYAIPPYTQVVSLDFEDHPFEASKAPHSCALCNAPDTYLDEVITDDAGSRLYVCSDTDHCATRQEAAA, from the coding sequence ATGACCGACCACGCCTACAACTTCGCCTACCTCGACGAAGAGACCAAGCGGATGATCCGCCGCGCGATCCTCAAGGGCGTGGCGATCCCGGGCTACCAGGTGCCCTTCGCCAGCCGCGAAATGCCCATGCCCTACGGCTGGGGCACCGGCGGGGTGCAGGTTTCCGCCGCCTGCCTGACCCCGGAAGACTGCTTCAAGGTGATCGACCAGGGCGCGGATGACACCACAAACGCCGTCTCGATCCGCAAGTTCTTCGAGCGCACGGCGGGGGTGGCCACCACCGAGCGCACCGCCGAGGCAACGGTGATCCAGACCCGGCACCGCATCCCCGAAACCCCGCTCACCGAGGGGCAGATCCTCGTCTACCAAGTGCCGATCCCCGAGCCGCTGCGCTTTCTGGAGCCGCGCGAAACCGAAACCCGGCGGATGCATGCGCTGGAAGACTACGGGTTGATGCACGTGAAGCTCTACGAAGACATCGCCCGCCACGGCGAGATCGCCACCGCCTATGCCTACCCGGTGAAAGTCGAGGGCCGCTACGTGATGGACCCTTCCCCTATCCCCAAGTTCGACAACCCCAAGCTCGAAATGGCCGCCCTGCAACTGTTCGGCGCCGGCCGCGAGCAGCGCATCTACGCGATCCCGCCCTACACACAGGTGGTCAGCCTCGACTTCGAGGATCACCCCTTCGAGGCCAGCAAGGCGCCCCACAGCTGCGCCCTCTGCAACGCGCCTGACACCTATCTCGACGAGGTCATCACCGACGATGCCGGCAGCCGTCTCTACGTCTGCTCCGACACCGACCATTGCGCCACCCGGCAGGAGGCAGCGGCATGA